The Theropithecus gelada isolate Dixy chromosome 11, Tgel_1.0, whole genome shotgun sequence genome includes a region encoding these proteins:
- the CKAP4 gene encoding cytoskeleton-associated protein 4, producing the protein MPSAKQRGSKGGHGAASPSEKGAHPSGGADDVAKKPPPAPQQPPPPAPHPQQHPQQHPQNQAHGKGGHRGGGGGGGKSSSSSSSSAAAAASSSASCSRRLGRALNFLFYLALVAAAAFSGWCVHHVLEEVQQVRRSHQDFSRQREELGQGLQGVEQKVQSLQATFGTFESILRSSQHKQDLTEKAVKQGESEVSRISEVLQKLQNEILKDLSDGIHVVKDARERDFTSLENTVEERLTELTKSINDNIAIFTEVQKRSQKEINDVKAKVASLEESEGHKEDLKALKEAVKEIQTSAKSREWDMEALRSTLQTMESDVYTEVRELVSLKQEQQAFKEAADTERLALQALTEKLLRSEESVSRLPEEIRRLEEELRQLKSDSHGPKEDGGFRHSEAFEALQQKSQGLDSRLQHVEDGVLSMQVASARQTESLESLLSKSQEHEQRLAALQGRLEGLGSSEADQDGLASTVRSLGEAQLVLYGDVEELKRSVGELPSTVESLQKVQDQVHTLLSQDQAQAARLPPQDFLDRLSSLDNLKASVSQVEADLKMLRTAVDSLVAYSVKIESNENNLESAKGLLDDLRNDLDRLFVKVEKIHEKV; encoded by the exons ATGCCCTCGGCCAAACAAAGGGGCTCCAAGGGCGGCCACGGCGCCGCAAGCCCCTCGGAGAAGGGTGCCCACCCGTCGGGCGGCGCGGATGACGTGGCGAAGAAGCCGCCTCCGGCGCCgcagcagccgccgccgcccgcgccgCACCCGCAGCAGCACCCGCAGCAGCACCCGCAGAACCAGGCGCACGGCAAGGGCGGCcaccgcggcggcggcggcggcggcggcaagtcctcctcctcgtcctcctcctccgccgccgccgccgcctcgtCCTCGGCGTCCTGCTCGCGCAGGCTCGGCAGGGCGCTCAACTTTCTCTTCTACCTCGCCCTGGTGGCGGCGGCCGCTTTCTCGGGCTGGTGCGTCCACCACGTCCTGGAGGAGGTCCAGCAGGTCCGGCGCAGCCACCAGGACTTCTCCCGGCAGAGGGAGGAACTGGGCCAGGGCTTGCAGGGCGTCGAGCAGAAG GTGCAGTCTTTGCAAGCCACATTTGGAACTTTTGAGTCCATCTTGAGAAGCTCCCAACATAAACAAGACCTCACAGAGAAAGCTGTGAAGCAAGGGGAGAGTGAGGTCAGCCGGATCAGTGAAGTGCTGCAGAAACTCCAGAATGAGATTCTCAAAGACCTCTCGGATGGCATCCATGTGGTGAAGGACGCCCGGGAGCGGGACTTCACATCCCTGGAGAACACCGTGGAGGAGCGACTGACGGAGCTCACCAAATCCATCAACGACAACATCGCCATCTTCACAGAAGTCCAGAAGAGGAGCCAGAAGGAGATCAACGACGTGAAGGCAAAGGTTGCCTCCCTGGAAGAATCCGAGGGGCACAAGGAGGATTTGAAAGCCTTGAAGGAAGCTGTGAAGGAGATACAGACCTCAGCCAAGTCCAGAGAATGGGACATGGAGGCCCTGAGAAGCACCCTTCAGACTATGGAGTCCGACGTCTACACCGAGGTCCGCGAGCTGGTGAGCCTCAAGCAGGAGCAGCAGGCTTTCAAGGAGGCGGCCGACACGGAGCGGCTCGCCCTGCAGGCCCTCACGGAGAAGCTTCTCAGGTCGGAGGAGTCCGTCTCCCGCCTTCCGGAGGAGATCCGGAGACTGGAGGAAGAGCTCCGCCAGCTGAAGTCCGATTCCCACGGGCCGAAGGAAGATGGAGGCTTCAGACACTCGGAAGCCTTTGAGGCGCTCCAGCAAAAGAGTCAGGGACTGGACTCCAGGCTCCAGCACGTGGAGGACGGGGTGCTCTCCATGCAGGTGGCTTCTGCGCGCCAGACCGAGAGCCTGGAGTCCCTCCTGTCCAAGAGCCAGGAGCATGAGCAGCGCCTGGCCGCCCTGCAGGGGCGCCTGGAAGGCCTGGGGTCCTCAGAGGCAGACCAGGAtggcctggccagcacggtgcgGAGCCTGGGTGAGGCCCAGCTGGTGCTCTACGGCGACGTGGAGGAGCTGAAGAGGAGTGTGGGCGAGCTCCCCAGCACCGTGGAATCACTCCAGAAAGTGCAGGATCAGGTGCACACGCTGCTCAGTCAGGACCAAGCCCAGGCCGCCCGTCTGCCTCCTCAGGACTTCCTGGACAGACTTTCTTCTTTAGACAACCTGAAAGCCTCAGTCAGCCAAGTGGAGGCAGACTTGAAAATGCTCAGGACTGCCGTGGACAGTTTGGTTGCATACTCCGTCAAAATAGAAAGCAACGAGAACAACCTGGAATCAGCCAAGGGTTTACTAGATGACCTGAGGAATGATCTGGATAGGTTGTTCGTGAAAGTGGAGAAGATTCACGAAAAGGTCTAA